TGATTATCAAAAATGCTCAGTATGCAAAGGACTTTAGACCCATAGAAGAAGACTGTGACTGTTACACATGCCAGAACTTTACAAGAGCATATTTGAGACACCTGATCAAAGCAGAGGAAATCCTTGGTGCAATCCTTCTTTCCATCCACAACGTCAGGTTCTTGCTAAGGTTCATGGAAAAGCTGAGAAAGGATATTGAGGAAGATAGGATATAAAAAAAAAGAAATGATGCAGATAAAATGGGGCGAACATGTATTATCTAATTAGCCCCATTTTTGATTTATAATTCTATATATTTTCATAAAACTCTCTTGGTCCCAAATCAGGTGCTTCTACGTTTTTATCTAACACCAGAAATCTTCGAATATCAAAACATAGGCTGCACTTGTTTAAAAATCTTTTTGAGGGTGTATAACCATAGTTTTCTTTTGCAAATTCAAAAAGCCCTTTTACTCCTTGGGTGTAGAGGAGACTCACAAAAAAGTATTTGCTCGTGTCAAGCTCTTTTCCAACGTCATCTATGGAGATTCTGAAGCCCACACATGGATTTGGAATGAAATTGCCAAAAAGGTCCATGTGAAAATGGCTTTTGCTATAAAGTTCAAGACACGCTGAAGAGTTTTTAATTATCTCATCAGCAGTTTTTGTGGGAAAATACTCTTCAAATGTTTTAATTGCTCTGCCGTTGAGAGTAAGATAATACCTTTGAGGAAGATACCTTATGTAGTTTTCTCCAAATATATCTTTGTATTCAGAAAGAGAATGTGTCTTTTCCATATCCAGACTTTTAATTTCTTTTATAAATCCGTCAATCCAGGGGAAAATTCTGATACCAGTTTCATCCAGAAGCTGAATTAATCTCAAAACCTTTTTAAATGGTATATATTCATTGTGAAAAGGGCTGATTGAGACAAGTATTGTCTCAACTCCAAGATTTTTCAATTCTTTTAATTTTCTTTTTGCTTCATCTTCATTTTCCACCCATGAGGCATTTGTCTCTATGTACTCAATGTAAATGCCATTTTCAATTGCTTTATTGATAACTTTTTTTAGACCTTCAAAATTTAAGAATGGCTCTCCACCGCCAATGTGAACCGAAAAAACAGAAAAGTTTTTCAAGGTTTTAAATACTTTGTCTGCCATTTCCTCTGTCATATATTCTTTTTTCCATGATGGAGAGCTATTGTAAAGACAGTGCCTGCAAGCAGAAGAACAGTAGTAGTTTGTGATAATCCCACCTGAAAAAAGCCTTTCAATTTTAAGTTTTGAAGCAGATTTTCCCAATCTTTACAACCTCCTTTTAAGTTTTTGAAAAGTGCTTGCCTATTTTTCGATAACTGTTATAATATTATTATGCATAATTTTAAGTTTAAAAATCAAATTGATAGTAGGGGGATAAAAAATTTATGAGTTTAATAAACAGTTTTCTTTTTGATATTGCTTATGCGACGAATACTCAAAGTTCTCAGCAGCAGGCACCAGCAGGTGCAACAGCAATTGCTCTGCTTGCTCAGTTCATACCTCTTATATTAATGTTTGTTGTTCTTTATCTTCTCATAATTGTTCCGCAGAGAAAAAAAGAAAAACAGTTCAGAGAGATGATTAATTCTTTAATTGTTGGGGACGAGATAGTTACAAACGCTGGAATTATCGGTAAGATTGTGAACATCAAAGACGATATTTTAACAATTGAAGTTGGAGCTGATAGAGTAAAGCTCAGAATATACAAATGGGCAGTCAAAGAAATTTTGAAGAAGGCTGAACCAAAAGATTAAAAAATAGACATGGTTCTGAGGGCTTGAAGTCTTCAGAGCCATTTATTTTTAAATGTTATCAACAACTTTAAAAAAGGAGTGGATTTTGCCATCACAAAAACCGAGCTTTTAAATTTTCTTAAAAAATATGGACTTTCTCCAAATAAAAAGCTTGGACAGAATTTTTTGGTTGATGAAAATGTAGTAAGAAAAATTATTTTATTTTCCCAAGCAGAAGGGAAAGAAGTAATTGAGATAGGTGCGGGACCTGGCACACTTACAGTTTATTTAGCAGAAATTGCACGGAAAGTAGTTGCAGTTGAGATTGACAAAAAAATTTTGAATGTCTTAAAAGAGGTTTGTCAGGATATTCCGAACATCCAAATAGTAAACAATGATTTTCTCAAATTAAATGTTAAAGATTTAACAAATACTGGCAGAGTATACATTGTTGGTAATCTGCCATATTATATCACATCTCAAATACTCTTTAAACTTTTTGAAGAAAGAGAGTATATAGAGAAGTTTACAATCATGGTTCAAAAAGAAGTTGCGCAAAGGCTTTTGGCAAAACCAGGCACAAAGGAGTATGGGAACCTCACAGTTGCAATGAAATTTTACTGTGAGATAGAAGATTATTTTTATGTTAGCAAAAATGTTTTTTATCCAAAGCCGGAGGTAGACTCTGCAGTTTTGAGAGCAAGGTTTAAAGATAGTTTACCTGAAATTGAACACAGGGATTTTTTCAAAATAGTCCATGCTTGTTTTTCAACGCGCCGGAAGACAATTTTAAATGCTCTTTCAAATCATTTTGATATTGGAAAAGATAAATTGAAGAGAATAATCAACATGGCAGAGGTTGATGAAAATTTAAGAGCAGAAGACTTATCATTGGATGACTATATAAGACTTTACAAATGCTTTGAAGAAGAATTTCTGAAAAGTTAAAAGGAACTCTTAATACCTGGTAATAAATGCAGTTCAAGAAAGAGACAAATTTCATTTATCTTTGAAAAAAGTATTTTGTTTTTGACAATTTCAACTTTAATAATGTATAATATAATACAAATTGCAATTATCATAAACAAAACTTGCAAGGTGGTGGAGAAAAGGTGGTAAAGGTGAACTTACATCCGTCAGTCTACGAATGGATTGAAGAAATGGCAAAAATCACAAAGCCAGATAAGATTGTCTGGATAGATGGGTCAGAGGAAGAAAAACAGAGACTTATAAAAGAAGCGCTTGAGACAGGAGAACTTATGGAGCTCAACCAGGAGAAACTTCCAGGTTGTTATCTTCACAGGACTCATCCAAGTGATGTTGCAAGAGTTGAAGACAGAACTTTTATCTGTACACCAACAAAGGAAGAAGCAGGTCCAACTAACAACTGGATGGACCCAAACGAGGCATATAAGATGCTTTACTCACTTTTTGACGGCTCCATGAGAGGAAGAACAATGTATGTTGTGCCATATTTGATGGGACCTGTGGGATCGCCATATTCAAAAGTGGGCATTGAGCTTACAGACAGTATATATGTTGTTTTAAACCTCAGGATTATGGCAAGGATTGGTGATGTTGCACTTAAAGCTTTAGGAAATTCGCCTGATTTTGTAAAAGGGCTTCACTCAAAAGCAAATCTTGACCCAGAAAAGAGATATATCTGTCATTTTCCGCAGGACAATACCATTATGAGTGTCAACTCAGGTTATGGTGGAAATGTTATTCTCTCCAAGAAATGTTTTGCGCTCAGAATTGCAAGTTATCTGGGGAAAAAAGAAGGCTGGCTTGCAGAACACATGCTCATTGTTGGAGTTGAAGACCCGAGTGGAAATGTAACATACATTGCAGGGGCTTTTCCGAGTGCATGTGGTAAAACAAACCTTGCAATGTTGATTCCACCAGAACCTCTCAAAAAACTTGGTTACAAGGTATGGACTGTAGGAGATGACATTGCATGGATGAGGATTGGCGAAGATGGAAGACTGTGGGCTATCAATCCTGAAGCAGGATTTTTTGGAGTTGCACCTGGCACAAGTTATAAAACAAATCCGAATGCTATGGAAACAATAAAAAGAAATACCATATATACCAATGTGCTTTTAAAAGAAGATGGAACAGTATGGTGGGAAGGAATGGACGGAGAGCCACCAGAGAGAGGTATTGACTGGCTTGGAAGACCATGGACAAGGGACAGCGGTGAAAAGGGTGCGCACCCGAACGCAAGATTTACAGCACCAGCAAGCCAGTGTCCTTCAATTTCAAAGGAGTGGGAAAATCCAAAGGGTGTGCCAATTTCGGCAATAATATTTGGTGGTAGACGAGCAAAGGTTGCACCGCTTGTATATGAGGCATTTGACTGGCAACATGGTGTATATGTTGGTGCTACAATGGCATCTGAAACAACTGCTGCTGCAATGGGGAAAGTTGGTGTTGTTCGTCGCGACCCGATGGCAATGCTTCCATTCTGCGGATATAACATGGCTGATTATTTTGCACATTGGCTTGAGATGGGCAAGAAGATTCCAAATCCGCCAAAGATCTTCCATGTAAACTGGTTCCGACAGGATGAAAATGGCAACTTTATTTGGCCAGGATTTGGTGAAAATTTGAGGGTTCTTAAATGGATAATTGAAAGATGCGAAGGAAAGGTTTCAGCAAAAGAGACTCCAATTGGTTATGTGCCATATGTTGATGATCTTTACTTAGATGGTCTTGATATAGACAAAGAGACAGTAGAAAAGCTTCTTGAGATAGACAAAGAATTGTGGTTAAAAGAGGCTGAAGATTCAAGAGAATTTTTGAGCCAGTTTGGAGACAGGCTTCCGAGAGAGCTCGTTGAGGAGAATGAAAAACTAAAACAAAGACTCTCAAAATAGAAATAAATCACCTAACATAAGGCCTCCTTCATATATTGATATAAAGGCTACTGAAGGAGGTCTTTTATTTTGATAGAAAATTTGCCATTCACAAGATTTGTTGTAATCTTAAAAGGAATTGAACAGAAAGGAAAAATCCCGTTTGGATATGTCAAGGTTCAGGCAATTGTAGACAGTACTAACTTGGAAATTGTTATCCAGGGATTGGAAGAGACGGAGGATAAGATTACTTTTTGGGGTGTTGTGAAAAAATCGGATGAATATTATCCAGAGTTTTTGACTACTCTTTCAAAACCTGAAAAAGGGACTATTACTCAGATTCTTACCACAGGCAGGTTTAATTTGTTCAGAACAGGCTGGAAGCTCACTGACCTTGTCGGATTTGCTGTTGCAAAAGAGAGAAAAGGAAAACCCAGTTTCATTTTGATAGGAAGTTTTGATGATAATGATTTATATGAGATGGAGAAAGATATTTTAAAAGGTTTTGAAAAAGGTGAAAGTAATAAAAATCAAGACAAAAAAGATATGAATAATCACGATGAGAAAAACAAAGAGGAAACAAAGAAAGAAGAAGAGGCAGAAAGCTTTTTCTCAAAAGATGATGACAAGCTGAGTGAAGATTACAATGAAGATATTGGAAAAGAAATGGTGCAAGCAAAAGAACAGGAGGCAGAAGATAAGCTGGGACCAGAATCAGTCAAAAAATCAGAAAAAGATGAAGATTTTTCTGAAATAGTAGAAAATTCTGCAAAGGAACTTCAAAAGATTTGCCAAGATGAAAGCAGAGAAGAAAACCTTTATTTTGATGTTGAAAAAAATTACTGCATATTGGAATTTGGTGACAAAAAAATTTGGAAGAGAATTTTTGAAGAGTTGAAAGAAAAGTGTGAAAGATTTGACCCATTTTCTGACGATAAGGTCAAATGGTTTAAGATTGAGAAAAAGGATATAATCAGCGTATCTCATCTGCATCCATTTTTGTATGTTATATTTAACCCATTTGTATTCAATCTTGTATCTGAACATGGGTATTTGATTATCGGTTACAGAAGGTCCAAAAGAAAAAGAGATAGAGTCGAAATTTTAGTGCCGACAGAGTTTTCAGAGGAGACAGAAAAGGTTGCAAAGTCGTTTGGATTTTCAGAGTTTGTCTCAAGAGATGGAAAAGTCATGGAGGGTAAAGAAGGTTACTTTAAGATGAGCTTAGAGCTTATAGAGAAGGAAGAATAAAAGTTATGGACTGGGCTTGTATTTTGTCTGGCGGGGCGGGGGTCAGACTTTGGCCAAAGAGCAGAAAAACATTTCCAAAACAATTTTTGCAAATTATAGGTGATAAAAGTTTTCTTGAAATGACTTATGACAGGGTAAAAAGAATAATACCGCCAGAGAAAATTCATATAGTCACCCATATAAATTACCGTGAACATCTCAGAATGCTTCTACCAAATGTGATGGACGGGAATTTGATTTTTGAACCTGAGCAGAAAGAGACACTTGCATGTGTGAGCTTAGCGTGTATTCATATTTTGAAAAAGGACCCGGATAGCGTTTTGGGAGTTTTTCCTTCTGACCATTTCATATCTAAAACAGACAAATTTGAAAGTGCTATTAAAAAGGGTTATGAGATTGCCAGAAAAGGTCATATAGTTTGTTTTGGAATTGCTCCAACAAGACCTGATACAAATTACGGGTATGTTAAGCTTGGAAGGGAACTTGAAAAGGGAGTATTTACAGCAGAAAGGTTTGTTGAAAAACCTGATGCAAAGAGGGCAAGGTATTTAGTAAAATCGAAGTACTTTTGGAATAGTGGCATTTACATCTTCAAAATTTCTGTATTTTTGAAAGAACTAAAAAGATACATGCTCCACTACCATGACATTTTTATGAGAATATTTTCTTCAATTTCCACTGATGGTTACATTGATGAACTAAAAAAAGGGTACAAACTTTTGGATAAAATTTCCGTAGACAAGGCAATTATGGAAAAGACAAAAAAGCTTGTTGTTTTGACAGCTGATTTTGAATGGGACGATGTTGGCAGCTGGTGTGCGTTTGAAAGGATTTTGACAAAAGATGAAAATGGAAATGTTATCAAGGCAGAAGCTATAGCAAATGAAACAAAAAACTGCATAATTTTTTCAGATAAATTTGTAATAGCTCTTGGAATAAAAGATATCATTCTCATCTCAGTTGATGATGCGATTCTTGTCTGTCACAAGTCAAAGGAAAGAGAGATTAAAGAGATAATTCAAACCATAGCGCTAAACGAAAAGTATAAAAAGTATCTGTAAAGTTTCAGGTATCAAAATAGAAGAGTTTGCATATTATAAATTAAGTAGAGGAAGATTTAAAAGTCATCAAAAATGAGATTTTATAACTACAACAGGTGCAAGTGCCAAAAGGCATTAGTCCTTTTGGCTTTTTTAATCTTTGCACTATTTACTCTGGCTATCTTTATAGAAGTTTGGCTGGAAAACTATCTGATAGAAGTATTTGAAGATAAGGCGAAGCAAAAAATTATAGAGGTTACAAACCAGGCAATTTTACAAATTCTTCAGCTGCAAAAAATAAAGTATGATGATGTGGTCAAGGTTGAAAGGGGTGAAAAAGCCCCCTCATTTATAAAAATTGATACCATTGTATTGAATAAAGAAGCAGCAGATTTAATTCTTTTGATAAATCAAAAAACAAAAAACCTCACACCTCTTAAAGTAGAATTTAGATTGGGTTATATTTTCAACAACATATTCTTTAATCAATTTGGTCCACTATTAAAGGGAAATGTAATCTACATCTCAGCAGTTTCATATGACTGGCAATCTGAGTTTAATTCAGCAGGAATTAATCAAACAGTTCACAGGATATATTTGAAATTGAAATTTGAAGGACACTTTTTATTTTTGAGAGTCAAAAGAAAATTAACGCTGCTTCAGCGCATCCCAATTGCCGAAAACATCTATATTGGAGAAGTACCTAAAGTGTATATAGGTAAATAATCGAGAAATCAAGAGAAAAAACAAGAAAAAATAATTTAAATTCTGATTTTGCAAGTTTAAAGCGCAAAATGAGAAAAAATGAATATTGAACGAAACGCGAAAAGGTGGTATATTATAAAAGCGTCGCAGGTAAGAACACTGCGACGGGCAGCTTGGAAATTGAACAGTGCCTAACCGAAAGGCTTTAGAGCTGTTTTTAAAGACAGCGGCCGAATGAATAAGTAATTGAGCCGAGGATTGGACTTGAGCATAGAATTTAATTGAGAGTTTGATCCTGGCTCAGGACGAACGCTGGCGGCGTGCCTAACGCATGCAAGTCGAGCGGGGATGCTAAGCGGATGGGGGAAACTCTTGAAGCTTAGCATCTTAGCGGCGGACGGGTGAGTAACACGTGAGCAACCTGCCCTCAGCACGGGGATAACAGCTCGAAAGGGCTGCTAATACCCGATGGGACCACGGCATCGCATGATGTTGTGGTGAAAGGGTGGACGTAATGTTCATACCGGCTGGGGATGGGCTCGCGGCCCATCAGCTAGTTGGTGGGGTAACGGCCTACCAAGGCGACGACGGGTAGCCGGCCTGAGAGGGTGACCGGCCACAGTGGGACTGAGACACGGCCCACACTCCTACGGGAGGCAGCAGCGGGGAATCTTGCGCAATGGGCGAAAGCCTGACGCAGCGACGCCGCGTGAGGGAAGGAGCCCTTCGGGGTGTAAACCTCTTTGGACGGGGAGAAGTAGAAGATAGTACCCGTTTAAAAAGCCACGGCTAACTACGTGCCAGCAGCCGCGGTAATACGTAGGTGGCGAGCGTTGTCCGGAATTACTGGGCGTAAAGGGTGCGTAGGCGGTCTGGTAAGTTGAGCGTGAAATTTTTGGGCTCAACCCAAAAGGAGCGTTCAAGACTGCCAGGCTTGAGTGCGGGAGAGGACGGCGGAATTCCCGGTGTAGCGGTGAAATGCGTAGATATCGGGAGGAACACCAGTGGCGAAGGCGGCCGTCTGGACCGTAACTGACGCTGAGGCACGAAAGCGTGGGGAGCAAACAGGATTAGATACCCTGGTAGTCCACGCTGTAAACGATGGATGCTAGGTGTGGGGGAGAAGGACTCTTCCGTGCCGTAGTTAACACAATAAGCATCCCGCCTGGGGAGTACGGCCGCAAGGTTGAAACTCAAAGGAATTGACGGGGGCCCGCACAAGCGGTGGAGCATGTGGTTTAATTCGAAGCAACGCGAAGAACCTTACCAGGGCTTGACATGCCGGGAACCCTTCCGAAAGGAGGGGGTGCCTGACCGTAAGGTTAGGAGCCCGGACACAGGTGGTGCATGGTTGTCGTCAGCTCGTGTCGTGAGATGTTGGGTTAAGTCCCGCAACGAGCGCAACCCCTGCCCTTAGTTGCCAGCGGGTGAAGCCGGGCACTCTAAGGGGACTGCCGCCGATGAGGCGGAGGAAGGTGGGGATGACGTCAAATCATCATGCCCCTTATGCCCTGGGCTACACACGTGCTACAATGGGTGCTACAGAGGGCGAGCGAAGGCGCGAGCCGGAGCGAATCCCAAAAAAGCACCCCCAGTTCGGATTGCAGGCTGCAACTCGCCTGCATGAAGTCGGAATCGCTAGTAATCGCGGATCAGCATGCCGCGGTGAATACGTTCCCGGGCCTTGTACACACCGCCCGTCACACCATGAGAGTCAGCAACACCTGAAGACACAGGGTAGCTGTGTTGAAGGTGGGGCTGATGATTGGGGTGAAGTCGTAACAAGGTAGCCGTACGGGAACGTGCGGCTGGATCACCTCCTTTCTAAGGGTGTACAGGGAGAGCCGAGTAGGTTAGGTGCTGTTTAATTCAGGAGAGCTGCTGAAGGTGGGGATGTAGCTCAGTTGGGAGAGCACCTGCCTTGCAAGCAGGGGGTCAGGAGTTCGAATCTCCTCATCTCCACCAGATATATATGGGCTTATAGCTCAGGTGGTTAGAGCGTACGCCTGATAAGCGTAAGGTCGGTGGTTCGAGTCCACCTAAGCCCACCAGAGAGGCAGCTTGGCAAGTGAATAGGGGGAAAGCTAAAGTAAGGCAGATTGTTAAGGAAGAGTGTCTGTGGAGGTCAAGCGAAGAAAGGGCGCAGGGTGGATGCCTCGGCACCGGAGCCGAAGAAGGGCGTGGCAAGCTGCGAAAAGCCACGGGGAGCCGCAAGCAGGCGAAGATCCGTGGATTCCCGAATGGGGTAACCCGCCGGGTGGAAGACCTGGCATCGCATGCTGAATTAAGTAGGCATGCGAGGGGAGACCGGGGGAACTGAAACATCTTAGTACCCCGAGGAAAAGAAATCAAAAGAGATTCCCTGAGTAGCGGCGAGCGAAAGGGGAGGAGCCCAAACCATCGCAGGCGAAAGCTTGCGGTGGGGTTGTAGGACGGAAGCGCAAAGCCACTCGAGGCGCTTAGCCGAATGGTCTGGGAAGGCCAGCCGTAGAGGGTGATAGCCCCGTAGGCGAAAAGCGTAGTAGAGTGGTGCTTCTGATCCTGAGTAGCACCAGTGCCGTGGAAGCTGGTGTGAAGCAGGGGGGACCACCCTCCAAGGCTAAATACTACCGGTGACCGATAGTGGACGAGTACCGTGAGGGAAAGGTGAAAAGAACCCCGGGAGGGGAGTGAAATAGAGCCTGAAACCCTGTGCCTACAAGCAGACGGAGGGGGCGAAAGCTCCTGACGTCGTACTTATTGAAGAACGGTCCGGCGAGTTACTTACGCATGCGAGGCTAAGGCGCGAGAGAGCGCTGGAGCCGCAGGGAAACCGAGTCTGAATAGGGCGATAGTATGCGTAAGTAGACCCGAAACCGGGTGATCTACCCTTGGCCAGGGTGAAGTGTGGGTGAGACCACATGGAGGCCCGAACCGGTCGTCGTTGAAAAGGCGTCGGATGAGCTGAGGGTAGGGGAGAAATTCCAATCGAACCCGGAGATAGCTGGTTCTCCCCGAAATAGCTTTAGGGCTAGCCTCAAGCTTGTGGCCGCTGGAGGTAGAGCACTGATTGGGCTAGGGGCGCAAAAACGTTACCGAACCCTATCAAACTGCGAATGCTGGCGGCGTGAAGCTTGGGAGTCAGACCACGAGCGATAAGGTCCGTGGTCGAGAGGGGAACAGCCCAGACCGACTGCTAAGGTCCCAAAGGTGTGGCTAAGTGTGAGAAGGATGTTCAGCCGCGAAGACAACCAGGAGGTTGGCTTAGAAGCAGCCATTCCTTTAAAGAGTGCGTAACAGCTCACTGGTCGAGCGGCTGGGCGCCGAAAATACTCGGGGCTGAAGCCACACACCGAAGCATCGGGTTGCAGCGAAAGCTGCAGCGGTAGGGGAGCGTTCTGCGATAGGGAGAAGCCCAAGGCGAAAGCCAGGGTGGACGAGGCAGAAGTGAGAATGCCGGAATAAGTAGCGCGAGGCAGGTGGGAAGCCTGCCCGTCGGAAGCCCAAGGTTTTCTGGGGAAGGCAAATCCGCCCAGAGTTAGCCGGGGCCTAAGGCGAGGCCGAAAGGCGTAGCTGATGGGTATCAGGTTGATAATCCTGAGCCACCTGCCGGAGGTTAACCTACGAGGCGGGACGCAGGAGGAGCAGGCAACCGGGGGGTTGGTAGACCCCGGCCAAGCGGCGAGCGGGGGTAAGCAGGCAAATCCGCTTACCCGGCAACCGTGAGCCGTGATGGGGAGCCGAAATTATAGTAGGCGAAGTGCCGCGCTTCACACTGCCAAGAAAAGCGTCGCGTAGGCGAAGGCAGGTGCCCGTACTGGAAACCGACACAGGTGGGCGAGGAGAGAATCCACAGACGGACGGGTGAAGCACCGCTAAGGAACTCGGCAAACTGACCCCGTAACTTCGGGAGAAGGGGTGCCTAAGGCTTGAAAGGTCTTAGGTCGCAGGGAATAGGCCCAAGCGACTGTTTATCAAAAACACAGGTCTCTGCGAAGCCGAAAGGCGAGGTATAGGGGCTGACGCCTGCCCGGTGCTGGAAGGTTAAGGGGAGGGGTGATGAGCTCCGAACCGAAGCCCCAGTGAACGGCGGCCGTAACTATAACGGTCCTAAGGTAGCGAAATTCCTTGTCGGGTAAGTTCCGACCCGCACGAATGGCGTAACGACTTGGGCGCTGTCTTGGCGGTGTGCCCGGCGAAATTGTGGTACCAGTGAAGACGCTGGTTACCCGCGGTTGGACAGAAAGACCCCGTGGAGCTTTACTGCAGCCTGGCACTGTGTTTTGGTGTGCTCTGTACAGGATAGGTGGGAGGCTGAGAAGTGGGTGCGCCAGCATCCATGGAGCCGACGGTGGGATACCACTCTGGGTGCACTGGAGCACTAACCAGACACTCTGAACCGAGTGATGGGACACTGTCAGGTGGGCAGTTTGACTGGGGCGGTCGCCTCCTAAAAGGTAACGGAGGCGCCCAAAGGTCACCTCAGCACGGATGGAAATCGTGCGGTAAGAGTGCAAAGGCGGTAAGGTGGCTTGACTGTGAGAGAGACATCTCGAGCAGGGACGAAAGTCGGGCTTAGTGATCCGGCGGTTTTCAAGTGGGAGAGCCGTCGCTCAACGGATAAAAGTTACCCCGGGGATAACAGGCTGATCTCCCCCGAGAGTCCACATCGACGGGGAGGTTTGGCACCTCGATGTCGGCTCATCGCATCCTGGGGCTGAAGTAGGTCCCAAGGGTTGGGCTGTTCGCCCATTAAAGCGGTACGTGAGCTGGGTTCAGAACGTCGTGAGACAGTTCGGTCCTTATCCGCCGCGGGCGCAGGGTATTTGAGGGGAGCTGACCCTAGTACGAGAGGACCGGGTTGGACGGACCGCTGGTTTACCAGTTGTCCCGCCAGGGGCACGGCTGGGAAGCCAAGTCCGGAAGGGATAAACGCTGAAAGCATCTAAGCGTGAAGCCCACCCCAAGATGAGATACCCCACACCGAAGAGGTGGTAAGGGTCCTGGTAGACTACCAGGTGGATAGGCCGCATGTGTAAGCGCTGTAAGGCGTTGAGCAAGGCGGTACTAATGGCCCGAGGAGCTTGACCGAAGAAGAGCTTTCTCCCTATTCACTTGTGAGGCTGCTTAAAAAAGGTGCTAAAAAAGATGAAGACAGGTAACAAATCCGGTGGCGAAAGAGCGAGGGTAACACCCGTTCCCATTCCGAA
The DNA window shown above is from Caldicellulosiruptor owensensis OL and carries:
- a CDS encoding radical SAM protein, whose translation is MGKSASKLKIERLFSGGIITNYYCSSACRHCLYNSSPSWKKEYMTEEMADKVFKTLKNFSVFSVHIGGGEPFLNFEGLKKVINKAIENGIYIEYIETNASWVENEDEAKRKLKELKNLGVETILVSISPFHNEYIPFKKVLRLIQLLDETGIRIFPWIDGFIKEIKSLDMEKTHSLSEYKDIFGENYIRYLPQRYYLTLNGRAIKTFEEYFPTKTADEIIKNSSACLELYSKSHFHMDLFGNFIPNPCVGFRISIDDVGKELDTSKYFFVSLLYTQGVKGLFEFAKENYGYTPSKRFLNKCSLCFDIRRFLVLDKNVEAPDLGPREFYENI
- the yajC gene encoding preprotein translocase subunit YajC, which produces MSLINSFLFDIAYATNTQSSQQQAPAGATAIALLAQFIPLILMFVVLYLLIIVPQRKKEKQFREMINSLIVGDEIVTNAGIIGKIVNIKDDILTIEVGADRVKLRIYKWAVKEILKKAEPKD
- the rsmA gene encoding 16S rRNA (adenine(1518)-N(6)/adenine(1519)-N(6))-dimethyltransferase RsmA; the encoded protein is MDFAITKTELLNFLKKYGLSPNKKLGQNFLVDENVVRKIILFSQAEGKEVIEIGAGPGTLTVYLAEIARKVVAVEIDKKILNVLKEVCQDIPNIQIVNNDFLKLNVKDLTNTGRVYIVGNLPYYITSQILFKLFEEREYIEKFTIMVQKEVAQRLLAKPGTKEYGNLTVAMKFYCEIEDYFYVSKNVFYPKPEVDSAVLRARFKDSLPEIEHRDFFKIVHACFSTRRKTILNALSNHFDIGKDKLKRIINMAEVDENLRAEDLSLDDYIRLYKCFEEEFLKS
- a CDS encoding phosphoenolpyruvate carboxykinase (GTP), yielding MVKVNLHPSVYEWIEEMAKITKPDKIVWIDGSEEEKQRLIKEALETGELMELNQEKLPGCYLHRTHPSDVARVEDRTFICTPTKEEAGPTNNWMDPNEAYKMLYSLFDGSMRGRTMYVVPYLMGPVGSPYSKVGIELTDSIYVVLNLRIMARIGDVALKALGNSPDFVKGLHSKANLDPEKRYICHFPQDNTIMSVNSGYGGNVILSKKCFALRIASYLGKKEGWLAEHMLIVGVEDPSGNVTYIAGAFPSACGKTNLAMLIPPEPLKKLGYKVWTVGDDIAWMRIGEDGRLWAINPEAGFFGVAPGTSYKTNPNAMETIKRNTIYTNVLLKEDGTVWWEGMDGEPPERGIDWLGRPWTRDSGEKGAHPNARFTAPASQCPSISKEWENPKGVPISAIIFGGRRAKVAPLVYEAFDWQHGVYVGATMASETTAAAMGKVGVVRRDPMAMLPFCGYNMADYFAHWLEMGKKIPNPPKIFHVNWFRQDENGNFIWPGFGENLRVLKWIIERCEGKVSAKETPIGYVPYVDDLYLDGLDIDKETVEKLLEIDKELWLKEAEDSREFLSQFGDRLPRELVEENEKLKQRLSK
- a CDS encoding mannose-1-phosphate guanylyltransferase, translating into MDWACILSGGAGVRLWPKSRKTFPKQFLQIIGDKSFLEMTYDRVKRIIPPEKIHIVTHINYREHLRMLLPNVMDGNLIFEPEQKETLACVSLACIHILKKDPDSVLGVFPSDHFISKTDKFESAIKKGYEIARKGHIVCFGIAPTRPDTNYGYVKLGRELEKGVFTAERFVEKPDAKRARYLVKSKYFWNSGIYIFKISVFLKELKRYMLHYHDIFMRIFSSISTDGYIDELKKGYKLLDKISVDKAIMEKTKKLVVLTADFEWDDVGSWCAFERILTKDENGNVIKAEAIANETKNCIIFSDKFVIALGIKDIILISVDDAILVCHKSKEREIKEIIQTIALNEKYKKYL
- the yunB gene encoding sporulation protein YunB; the encoded protein is MRFYNYNRCKCQKALVLLAFLIFALFTLAIFIEVWLENYLIEVFEDKAKQKIIEVTNQAILQILQLQKIKYDDVVKVERGEKAPSFIKIDTIVLNKEAADLILLINQKTKNLTPLKVEFRLGYIFNNIFFNQFGPLLKGNVIYISAVSYDWQSEFNSAGINQTVHRIYLKLKFEGHFLFLRVKRKLTLLQRIPIAENIYIGEVPKVYIGK